In a genomic window of Croceibacterium sp. TMG7-5b_MA50:
- the nadA gene encoding quinolinate synthase NadA, with protein sequence MSVITPMPTGTDLRAEIDRLRKERNAVILAHYYQKPELQDLADFVGDSLELSRKAADTDAEVIAFCGVKFMAETAKILSPEKIVVLPDLEAGCSLEDSCPPEKFAAFRAQHPDHIALTYINCSTEVKALSDIIVTSSSAETILSQIPKDQPVIFGPDRHLGGYLNRKFGREMLLWPGVCIVHEAFSERELLKLKEQHPNAPVAAHPECPPHIVDHADIVGSTSAILQYAKTFAGDTLIVATEPHIIHQMEKALPEKTFIGAPGADGNCNCNICPYMALNNLEKLYLCLRDLTPRVEIREDLRVQAKRSLDRMLDMASGTIGLGDLGRVGVPLP encoded by the coding sequence ATGAGCGTCATCACCCCCATGCCCACCGGCACCGACCTGCGCGCCGAGATCGATCGCCTGCGCAAGGAGCGCAACGCGGTGATCCTGGCGCATTATTATCAGAAGCCGGAATTGCAGGACCTGGCCGATTTCGTCGGCGATTCGCTGGAGCTGAGCCGCAAGGCAGCGGACACCGATGCGGAGGTGATCGCGTTCTGCGGGGTCAAGTTCATGGCGGAGACTGCGAAGATCCTCTCGCCCGAGAAGATCGTGGTCCTGCCCGACCTGGAAGCCGGGTGCAGCCTGGAGGATTCCTGCCCGCCGGAGAAGTTCGCGGCGTTCCGGGCGCAGCATCCCGACCACATCGCGCTGACCTACATCAACTGCTCGACGGAGGTGAAGGCGCTGAGCGACATCATCGTCACCTCCAGCAGCGCGGAGACGATCCTGAGCCAGATCCCGAAGGATCAGCCGGTGATCTTCGGCCCGGACCGGCATCTGGGCGGTTATCTCAACCGCAAGTTCGGGCGCGAGATGCTGCTGTGGCCGGGCGTGTGCATCGTGCACGAGGCCTTCAGCGAGCGGGAGCTGCTGAAGCTGAAGGAGCAGCACCCGAACGCGCCGGTCGCCGCGCATCCGGAATGCCCGCCGCACATCGTCGATCATGCCGACATCGTGGGTTCGACCAGTGCAATCCTGCAATATGCCAAGACCTTCGCCGGCGACACGCTGATCGTGGCGACCGAGCCGCACATCATCCACCAGATGGAAAAGGCGCTGCCGGAGAAGACCTTCATCGGTGCGCCAGGGGCGGACGGCAACTGCAACTGCAACATCTGCCCGTACATGGCGCTGAACAATCTGGAGAAGCTGTATCTCTGCCTGCGCGACCTGACGCCGCGCGTCGAGATCAGGGAAGACCTGCGGGTGCAGGCGAAGCGCAGCCTCGACCGGATGCTCGACATGGCGAGCGGGACGATCGGCCTGGGTGACCTGGGCCGTGTCGGCGTGCCGCTTCCCTGA